The nucleotide sequence GCGGATAGAAGAGTGAATCCTTCATCGCGACAACCTTTAATTTATTTTTTTGCTCAATAACAACATCCGTATTTTATCTTCGCCATATTGTTCGATCAATTTATCCATCTCTTTTTCTGCTGCTATGTCTGAAAATTTCTTAGAATCCATGTCATCCATAATCAACATTTCTGGTTCGGTGTAAGTAAACTCCATTCGAGGAAAAATAGTTTTTGCACTTTCCAGCTCTCTTCTAAACGTATTGGCAGCTTCACCTATTCCAGTTATATACACCCAGCCCTTTGCGCGAGTAAGAGCTGTGAAGATCATGTTTCGGTCGTTTTTTGACGAAAAAGGGCCTGAAACGGCATCAACCCCTAATACATAAACAGAGTATGCTTCATTGCCTTTTGCTTTATTTATTGTTGACAAGGTAACCATTCCTTCCTGTTCAAAATCACGTACTCCGTAGGAGTCTTGGTGGTTGTTGTGACTCGCTATCCCTAGTTCGTAGAGCTCAGAAGCCATACTGGCCAAATATTCTTTTGCGTGTCGATTGTCCAAAGTGACGACTAAAATATCATCGGGGCGCAAGCCTGATTCAATGTCTTGTTTAATTCTCCTGGAAACATGTTCAACTTCTAATTTAATGGTCTGGAATGCTGCACAAGACAAGATGTCGTCGCGTGTCTGAGCTTCTGATACTGACTTTAGACTGTTTTCTTCTGGACGGGAAATGACCATAAAATCCCCAACTTGAAAATTTCCTTGAAGCACATCGTAGCCCATGCTTTTCCAGCGCTCTTTGGACTCAAGCATTTGGACAATTTTTCCACCGCTATAAATGCCAAACCCTATAGCATGTGCACATACAATTATCTCTCTAGGATTTCTATAGCATTTATACAAAACAATATCGTCTTCGGAACATTTGATATCACTTCCAACAACATCACGTATGGCAGGAAGAGATGTTTGGAAAATATTTTGCAGCTCGTCATAAGCCCATGTAGTTCTATTGTCTTTTGTTGACTGTGCCACAAGTTTCACGAATGAATTTGGAAAATCTTGTCCTTCATCGATAAAAGAGTAGTCATATAAAATTTCAGGAGATGGTTTTTCTTTAAGAAATGCACTGCATATTTTATCAAAAGGGTTTCCCCCCATGTCGCGTGCCTGGCTAAGCGTGAGCGGTGTAATGCCATTTGCAATACACGCTTCATAATATACCCCTGGAACTGACCGTCCGCCCCATGAGTGCATTACTTTAATGCCATTTTCAAAGTCGGGACTTCCGTCTGAAAATTGCCTGTAGAATCGAGTAATAAGTTTCTGTACATGTTGATACAGGCTCTTTGTGTGAAACGTAAAAAGAATTGTGGCATTAGGATTTTCAATATGTGTTAAAGCGGCCTTCATTGCTAAAATTACTGTTTTTCCCGAGCCCGCTAGCCCCCGAATCCTTTGGACTCCTTCTTTTAGGATCATGTAGCCATGACGTTGTTGACGATCAAATTTTGTTATCTCAGCTTCAAGTTTGTTGGCGAGATCACCACGCGAACCACTGGCGACATTTCGACGTGGCTTTACCCTTATTAAGCCATTAGCACCATCTATTGTTCCAATAAGCCTGTCGTATATATCGTTGCCAATATCTGCGTTGCCTTTTTTTAAAGCTTCAACAAAAATATGCTCTGTACGAGCGATTTCTGTTTCTGTTTTGGGCAAGACGCAATCAATAACAAGATCAGGACAATATAATATTGACTCAAGATTGAATAAAAGTGTAGTTCTGCCAGATTTTAGCTCTTTTTCTTTGACCAGTTTTGAATAAATATGGTCGTATAGTGTCTCTAATTGTTCAAGATCCTCGCATATTGTAGCGCAGTCATTTCTAGAATCTGACAAGCCAACTAAAAAGACGCCTCGATTCTGCGAAATAATAAGAATTTTAGATCTTACAATTTGACCTTCAGTGGTGTTGAATATCGGAAAGTCGCAAAATACATGGGAGTCACCTAGGTTTAATTCGTTTTCTCGCGTTTTTAATATGCTTCTTACGTTGTCTGCAAGGGGAGACTTTCTGAATGAGTTTTCATCAGGAATAAAATTAAGAGCCATGACTGATTCCTATTTATGTTTTTCCAATTGAAGCCAATATGTGTACGCCACTTGATATTAGCTCTTTTGGTCTTTGGAGGCTACGCATTCAACTGCTGCCGAAAGCCGGTAAACACATGCCGTATCATCGTCACACCTTCGAGCACCACCATGGGATCAGGAGCGGAACCATATTTCATTATCTGCTTACTTCTCCTTCACCCCTGAATCATTTGGCCATTAAGCCATGCAATGCTTTGATAAATTTCGCCGAAAAGAAAGGTATTCCATTCAGTTCCTGAAGTGAGACTGGACGCCAATATGGTCAAAGCCATGGATGGCCTCCGGAGGGGGACAAGCCCTGACGAAACTAAATTCATGCTTAAGCCCCGCGCGGTTATGATCCGGAGAAGTGTCCGGAAGTTCTATAGACACTCGGCTAAGCGGTAAAACGTCCCGAACATGGAACGCAAACAACAATATAGTGGTGTCGAAGTTTTACTCGGAGCGCTGCTCGGTTTTTACCAACTCCGACGAACACATGACTTCTTCCCAGAGTTCATCATATATGATCGTAGACGTTTATTCGAACATAGTTCAGAAAATTATAGGTGCGTGGTTGTCAGGCTTGTCAAATGTCGAATCCAGGTGCGGGGCATACGCTCCACGGGTTGCCCAAGGTGGTTTCAAATACTCCCCTGCGATCGTGTTTTCAAGGCTAAGGGATTAATACTTATAAAAAAGCCTTGTTTTAGCAGGGATAGCATGTCCAAACTCCTGGGCAAATAAATATCCCTACGTTTTGCGTGATATAACAGGATGTTGCGACTACTGCGTATCTTTTGTTGTCCAGTGATTGTGATCTAAAACCATTCTGAGTATCGCAAGCCACTAAATCATACAGCAACCCCACCCCCAGTGGGGTCTGACGGGTGGGTGAAGAACCCCCCGCCCCCTCCATGCCCAGGCATCTTCCGCCGGTCGTTTGGTCCATTCGCCATTGTAGTGTAATATGCAAGCAGTTGTTCTTTGAAAACTTGCTTGCGTGTTTATTCTACCATTTCTGGCTGGCTCGCTTACGGGAGCAAAGCCATGAACGCAATGAAGTCAAACGCCCTCACCCCCGCTGAAGATTCGGACATTACGGATTACATCAAGAGTGGCGTCATCGTTATCGAAGGCTACAACTATCCAGTTGTTCCTGACGTACTGTCTCAGGACGTCTTCAACTCATTGCCTCCCATTGCCAAGCACGCCTTGCTGTATGGCTTCAAGAAGAAGCTGGTTGATGCCGTGGCCGGCAAGGGTGACGCGAAGGGCTACACCAAGGAGCGTAGGGCCGAAGTGATCGGGAAGGTTTACCGCCGACTGACCGAGGAAAAGGTTTGGAACAAGGGCGCGTTCGGAGAAGTCGGGCGCAAGGCCAAGACGATTGCCGACAAGGCCCTCGACTTGGGGCTGGAGTTCACTGAGCAAGAGCGGGCGTTTCTGGCCAAGCTTGCCCAGGCCGAAGAAGGACGTAAGGCAGCCGCAAAGAAGGCTAAGGCCGCTGCGAAGTAGCACAACCTACTTAAACCTTGAACAAAGCGAGTCAGCAAGAAATGGTGGAATGGGTAAAAACGACCCAACGCATATACGCCCATTTTAGCCCCGTTCGGGCGCGGGGTGGTGTTTGGTCCGGGCGACGGGGCAAACGTCGATTGTGGGCCATTGTGGGGCGTTGTCGGGGCGTGTCGCCCGAACCGGATCGGCGTGGTGGCCGATAGGGTCATTCCCGGTCATGGCTTCATGGCGGACCGTCCGGGGGCGTGGCCCAAAAGCGCGGGGCAATGGCGGGGCAAAATCGGGAGGCAAAGAAAAAAGGGTTAGGCAAATTTGCCTAACCCTTTGAAATTCTTGGTGCGCCCGGCAGGATTCGAACCTGCGACCTACGGATTCGTAGTCCGGCACTCTATCCAGCTGAGCTACGGGCGCGCCGAGAAGGAGGTATCTACGGAAAGACCCCGGGACCGTCAACAAGTTTTTGCCGCCCGCTCCATTTTTTTCCGTTTCCAGGGTTGAACCGCTCCCCAAGGGCTTTGAAATAGTAATTGTGGAAACTGGTTATTCGCAAAGAGCCGCGTTCAAAGGAAAGCGGCTGGCGACCTTGGCCCAGGCGGGCCGAGAATTTTGCAAAAAAAAGCCGCCCCGGCGTGCGGAGCGGCTTTCAAGGCCCTGAGAGAGTGGAGCGTTACTCGCTCACCACCTCGGCCTTCTCGATCACCACCGGCACGACCGGCACGTTCTCGTGGAAGCCCTTGGTCATGGTCGGCACGGCCTTGATGGCGTCCACCACTTCCTGGCCCGAGGTGACCTTGCCGAAAACGGCGTAGCCCCAACCCTGGGGGTTCTTGCCGGTGTGGTCCAAAAAGCCGTTGTCGGCCACGTTGATGAAGAACTGGGCCGTGGCCGAATGCGGATCGCCCGTGCGGGCCATGGCCACGGTGTAGGCCTTGTTTTTGAGCCCATTGTCGGCTTCGTTCTGGATCGGGGCGTCGGTGCCCTTTTCCTTCATGTTCTTGTCCATGCCGCCGCCCTGGACCATGAAGCCGTTGATCACCCGGTGAAAGATCAGGCCGTCGTAGTGGCCCTTTTTCACGTAGTTCAGGAAATTGGCCGTGGTGGCCGGGGCCTTTTCCTTGTCCAGCTCGATGACGATATCGCCTTTGTTGGTCGTCAATTTGACCACAGGATTGCCTCCCTTGGCCCAGGCGGCGGATACGCCCCCCAGGGTTGCGGCCAGAACGCAGCACAGGGCGAGAATCGCCCGCAGCCAACTCGAACGGCCTTTTGAAACCATAACGTCGACCTCCCGAAAAAGTTTTACCGCCCTATGAAAATTTTTCAATTTCGTCGAGCAAAAAAATAGTCACCCTGGACGGTTGCCAATTTTCGCCATTCGCGTCAATGATTCCGACACTTTTTCACCGCGTAACCGGCCACCGCAAAAGCGAGTCGAACATGGGACGCAATCGTGTCGTTGTCTATCCGGACTGGTGCAAGGGCTGCGGCATATGCGCCGCGTTTTGCCCCAAGAAGGTCTTTGCCGTGGGCCAGGACGGCAAGGCCCGTGTCGTAAACGAGGAAGCCTGTGTCAACTGCGGTTTTTGCGAACCGCATTGCCCGGATTTCGCCGTTCTGGTCATCCCAGGCGAAACTGACCAGACGCCGTGTCCGTCGGAAACGGCGCAAGACCCGGCCGATCAAACCGCCGCCAAGGAGGTCAAGCCGTGACCGCCCCCCGCAAGAAACGCCGCGAAGCCTTTCTCCTTGGCAACGAGGCCGTGGTGGAAGGAGCGCTGGCCGCCGGCTGCACCTTCTACGCCGGCTACCCCATCACGCCTTCCACGGAAATCATGGAGTGCATGGCCAAGCGCCTGCCCCATGTGCCCGACGGGGCCTTCATTCAGATGGAGGACGAAATCGCCTCCATGGGCGCGGTCATCGGCGCGTCCCTGGCCGGGCGCAAGGCCATGACCGCCACCTCCGGCCCGGGTTTTTCGCTCATGCAGGAGCAGATCGGCTACGCCGCCATGACCGAGACCCCGCTGGTGCTCGTCAACGTCATGCGCGGCGGGGCCAGCACCGGCCTGCCGACAAGCCCCGGCCAGGGCGACGTCCAGCAGGCCCGCTGGGGGGCGCATGGCGACCATCCCATCATCGTGCTCTCGGCCACCGACGTGCCCGAGTGCGTGGAGATGACCGTCGCCGCGTTTAATTTCGCCGAGAAGTACCGCAGCCCGGTCATCCTGCTCCTCGATGAAATTACCGCCCACACCCGGGAAAAGATCGAGCTGCCCGAACCCGGCGACTTCGAGGTGTTCTCGCGCCTGACCCCGACCATGCCGCCCGAGTGGTACAAGCCCTACGAGGAGACCATGCGCGGCGTGCCGCCCATGCCGCCCATCGGCTCGGGCTACCGCTTCCACGTCACCGGGCTGACCCACGATCCGCTGGGCTTCCCCACCAGCCGCCCCGAAGAGGTGCGCGCGCTGACCGAACGCCAGTTCCGCAAGATCGACCGCTTCTTTGAGGACATCCAGATCGTGGAGCATGTCGATACGGCCGACGCCGAGGTGGTGGTCATCGCCTACGGCTGCGTGGCCCGTTCGGCCAGGCTGGCCGTCAAGCAGGCCCGGGAGGCCGGGGTTCGGGCCGGCCTTTTGGTGCTCAAGACCCTGTACCCCTTCCCGCGCCGCCATGTGGAGCCGATGCTGCGCAACTGCCGGCTGGCGGTGGTGCCCGAGCTTAACATGGGCCAGCTCTCCCGGGAGGTCAAACGGGTCAACGAAGGCTACACCACCGTGCGCACGATCAACCGCATCGACGGGCAGATCATTACGCCCTCCCAGATCCTCAAGGAGATCGCGTGACATGGCTGAAATAACCCAACTCATCCATCAGTACCTGCGGCACAACAAGAAGTTTCCGCTGGTCTTCTGTCCGGGTTGCGGCCACGGCATCGTGCTCGGGTCCCTGGTGCGCAGCGTCCACGCCCTGGGCCTGGCCAAGGACGACGTGGTCATCGTGGCCGGCATCGGCTGCTCGGGCCGCATCGCCGCCTACGTCGATTTCAACACCGTCCACACCACCCACGGCCGGGCGCTCACCGTGGCCACCGGCATCAAGATGGCCAACCCCAAGCTCACCGTCATCGCGGTCATGGGCGACGGCGACGCCTTTTCCATCGGCGGCAACCATCTGATCCACGCCGCCCGGCGCAACATCGGCGTCACGGCGCTTGTGCTCAACAACTTCATCTACGGCATGACCGGCGGCCAGTGCTCCTCCACCACCCCCGAAGGGGCCTATTCCCATACCTGCCCCCAGGGGCAGCTGGAAAGCGCCTTCGACATCGTGGAGCTGACCAGGGCGGCCGGCGCGGCCGGGGTGTCCCGGGGCACGGTCTACCACGTCAAGGAACTCGACGCCCTGATGGCCGAGGCCATCTCGCGCCCGGGGTTCAACCTCGTCGAGGCGCTGACCCCGTGCTTCACCCAGTACGGGCGCGGCAACGGCTTTAAAAGCGCCGTGGAGATGTTCAAGTGGCTCAAGTCCTCCTGTTTGCCGGTGGAGCGCTACGAAAAGCTTGAGGACCGCACGGGCAAG is from Solidesulfovibrio magneticus RS-1 and encodes:
- a CDS encoding DEAD/DEAH box helicase; this translates as MALNFIPDENSFRKSPLADNVRSILKTRENELNLGDSHVFCDFPIFNTTEGQIVRSKILIISQNRGVFLVGLSDSRNDCATICEDLEQLETLYDHIYSKLVKEKELKSGRTTLLFNLESILYCPDLVIDCVLPKTETEIARTEHIFVEALKKGNADIGNDIYDRLIGTIDGANGLIRVKPRRNVASGSRGDLANKLEAEITKFDRQQRHGYMILKEGVQRIRGLAGSGKTVILAMKAALTHIENPNATILFTFHTKSLYQHVQKLITRFYRQFSDGSPDFENGIKVMHSWGGRSVPGVYYEACIANGITPLTLSQARDMGGNPFDKICSAFLKEKPSPEILYDYSFIDEGQDFPNSFVKLVAQSTKDNRTTWAYDELQNIFQTSLPAIRDVVGSDIKCSEDDIVLYKCYRNPREIIVCAHAIGFGIYSGGKIVQMLESKERWKSMGYDVLQGNFQVGDFMVISRPEENSLKSVSEAQTRDDILSCAAFQTIKLEVEHVSRRIKQDIESGLRPDDILVVTLDNRHAKEYLASMASELYELGIASHNNHQDSYGVRDFEQEGMVTLSTINKAKGNEAYSVYVLGVDAVSGPFSSKNDRNMIFTALTRAKGWVYITGIGEAANTFRRELESAKTIFPRMEFTYTEPEMLIMDDMDSKKFSDIAAEKEMDKLIEQYGEDKIRMLLLSKKIN
- a CDS encoding 4Fe-4S dicluster domain-containing protein: MGRNRVVVYPDWCKGCGICAAFCPKKVFAVGQDGKARVVNEEACVNCGFCEPHCPDFAVLVIPGETDQTPCPSETAQDPADQTAAKEVKP
- a CDS encoding 2-oxoacid:ferredoxin oxidoreductase subunit beta; the protein is MAEITQLIHQYLRHNKKFPLVFCPGCGHGIVLGSLVRSVHALGLAKDDVVIVAGIGCSGRIAAYVDFNTVHTTHGRALTVATGIKMANPKLTVIAVMGDGDAFSIGGNHLIHAARRNIGVTALVLNNFIYGMTGGQCSSTTPEGAYSHTCPQGQLESAFDIVELTRAAGAAGVSRGTVYHVKELDALMAEAISRPGFNLVEALTPCFTQYGRGNGFKSAVEMFKWLKSSCLPVERYEKLEDRTGKLPIGTFVRRDVDGLETRWANMRQALAAKKGGAA
- a CDS encoding peptidylprolyl isomerase, encoding MVSKGRSSWLRAILALCCVLAATLGGVSAAWAKGGNPVVKLTTNKGDIVIELDKEKAPATTANFLNYVKKGHYDGLIFHRVINGFMVQGGGMDKNMKEKGTDAPIQNEADNGLKNKAYTVAMARTGDPHSATAQFFINVADNGFLDHTGKNPQGWGYAVFGKVTSGQEVVDAIKAVPTMTKGFHENVPVVPVVIEKAEVVSE
- a CDS encoding 2-oxoacid:acceptor oxidoreductase subunit alpha, which codes for MTAPRKKRREAFLLGNEAVVEGALAAGCTFYAGYPITPSTEIMECMAKRLPHVPDGAFIQMEDEIASMGAVIGASLAGRKAMTATSGPGFSLMQEQIGYAAMTETPLVLVNVMRGGASTGLPTSPGQGDVQQARWGAHGDHPIIVLSATDVPECVEMTVAAFNFAEKYRSPVILLLDEITAHTREKIELPEPGDFEVFSRLTPTMPPEWYKPYEETMRGVPPMPPIGSGYRFHVTGLTHDPLGFPTSRPEEVRALTERQFRKIDRFFEDIQIVEHVDTADAEVVVIAYGCVARSARLAVKQAREAGVRAGLLVLKTLYPFPRRHVEPMLRNCRLAVVPELNMGQLSREVKRVNEGYTTVRTINRIDGQIITPSQILKEIA